One window from the genome of Musa acuminata AAA Group cultivar baxijiao chromosome BXJ1-4, Cavendish_Baxijiao_AAA, whole genome shotgun sequence encodes:
- the LOC103981976 gene encoding probable 1-deoxy-D-xylulose-5-phosphate synthase 2, chloroplastic: MVALSSPVAASPAAFLKALSLSTNGRRQFYVRAGGTSGGDGKAMITKERNGWKIDFSGEKPATPLLDTINDPIHMKNLSTEDLEQLAAELRAEIVFSVSQTGGHLSASLGVVELAVALHHAFNSPEDKIIWDVGHQAYPHKILTGRRSRMHTIRQTSGLAGFPKRDESIHDAFGAGHSSTSISAGLGMAVARDLLGKKNHVVSVIGDGAMTAGQAYEAMNNAGYLDSNLVIVLNDNKQVSLPTATLDGPATPVGALSKALTKLQSSTEFRMLREAAKNLTKQIGERTHEIAAKVDQYARGMISTDGSLLFEELGLYYIGPVDGHNVEDLVTIFEKVKSLPAPGPVLIHIVTEKGKGYPPAEAAADKMHGVVKFDPRTGKQFKSTSSTLSYTQYFAESLIKEAEADDKIVAIHAAMGSGTGLNLFQHKFPQRCFDVGIAEQHAVTFAAGLATEGLKPFCAIYSSFLQRGYDQVVHDVDLQKIPVRFALDRAGLVGADGPTHCGAFDITYMACLPNMIVMAPADEAELVHMVATAAAIDDRPSCFRFPRGNGVGVMLPPGNKGTPFEIGKGRVLMEGNRVAILGYGSIVQTCLKAADPLRARGVFATVADARFCKPLDVGLIRRLVNEHEILITVEEGSIGGFASHVTHFLSLSGLLDGRMKLRPMVLPDRYIDHGSPQDQIEAAGLSSGHIVSTVLNLLGRQKEALYLH; the protein is encoded by the exons ATGGTGGCCTTAAGCTCTCCCGTAGCTGCCTCCCCCGCTGCATTCCTGAAAGCTCTAAGCTTGAGTACAAACGGTCGTAGACAG TTTTATGTGAGAGCGGGTGGGACAAGCGGCGGCGATGGGAAGGCGATGATCACGAAGGAAAGGAATGGATGGAAGATCGATTTCTCCGGGGAGAAGCCGGCAACCCCTCTTCTGGATACCATCAACGACCCGATTCACATGAAGAATCTCTCCACGGAG GATTTAGAGCAGTTGGCAGCAGAGCTGAGAGCAGAGATTGTGTTCTCGGTGTCCCAAACTGGTGGCCACTTGAGTGCGAGCTTAGGAGTGGTGGAGTTGGCTGTGGCTCTCCATCATGCGTTCAATTCCCCTGAGGACAAGATCATTTGGGATGTCGGCCATCAG GCCTATCCTCATAAAATATTGACTGGAAGAAGGTCAAGAATGCACACCATCAGACAAACCTCAGGGCTTGCGGGATTCCCCAAGAGAGATGAGAGCATCCATGATGCCTTTGGTGCTGGTCATAGTTCCACGAGCATCTCTGCGGGGCTTG GAATGGCTGTCGCAAGAGATCTGCTAgggaagaagaatcatgttgtgtccgTGATCGGTGATGGAGCCATGACTGCTGGGCAGGCGTATGAGGCCATGAACAATGCTGGCTACTTGGACTCTAACCTTGTTATCGTGTTGAATGATAACAAGCAAGTTTCCTTGCCGACTGCAACCCTTGACGGACCAGCCACTCCTGTTGGGGCACTCAGTAAGGCCCTCACCAAACTTCAGTCCAGCACAGAGTTCCGTATGCTTCGTGAAGCAGCTAAG AATCTCACAAAGCAGATTGGTGAGCGAACACACGAGATTGCTGCAAAAGTGGATCAATATGCTCGAGGAATGATAAGCACTGATGGGTCTTTGTTATTCGAAGAGCTCGGTCTCTATTATATTGGACCTGTAGATGGGCACAATGTAGAAGACTTGGTTACCATCTTTGAGAAGGTGAAGTCTTTGCCTGCTCCAGGACCTGTCCTTATCCATATTGTGACAGAGAAAGGAAAGGGGTATCCCCCTGCTGAGGCGGCTGCTGACAAAATGCATG GTGTTGTGAAGTTCGACCCAAGAACTGGGAAACAATTCAAGTCAACATCATCGACCCTTTCATACACTCAGTACTTTGCCGAATCTCTCATTAAAGAAGCAGAGGCCGACGACAAGATTGTGGCCATTCATGCTGCCATGGGAAGTGGGACGGGGCTGAACTTGTTTCAACACAAGTTTCCTCAAAGATGCTTTGATGTGGGGATTGCAGAGCAGCATGCAGTCACCTTTGCAGCCGGTCTGGCCACCGAAGGCCTCAAGCCTTTCTGTGCCATCTATTCCTCGTTTCTGCAACGAGGATATGATCAG GTGGTTCATGATGTGGATTTACAGAAGATACCTGTCCGTTTCGCTCTGGATCGAGCTGGTCTTGTCGGAGCTGATGGACCTACACACTGTGGAGCATTTGACATCACGTACATGGCATGTTTGCCCAACATGATTGTAATGGCTCCAGCTGATGAAGCTGAGCTAGTGCACATGgtcgcaacagcagcagcaatcgACGACAGACCTAGCTGCTTCAGATTCCCAAGGGGCAATGGAGTTGGTGTGATGCTTCCTCCGGGCAACAAAGGCACCCCTTTTGAG ATTGGGAAGGGAAGGGTTCTGATGGAAGGAAACAGGGTGGCCATTCTTGGATATGGTTCAATAGTACAGACATGCTTGAAGGCTGCAGACCCACTGAGAGCCCGTGGAGTTTTTGCCACCGTAGCTGATGCTCGTTTCTGTAAGCCTCTGGATGTGGGGCTCATAAGAAGGCTGGTAAATGAGCATGAGATCTTGATCACAGTGGAGGAAGGCTCCATTGGAGGTTTCGCATCGCATGTCACTCACTTCTTGAGCTTGAGTGGCCTCCTGGATGGCCGCATGAAG CTGAGGCCAATGGTTCTACCAGACCGATACATCGACCATGGATCACCTCAGGATCAGATTGAAGCAGCTGGACTTTCTTCAGGACATATTGTAAGCACAGTGCTGAATCTGTTAGGCAGGCAGAAGGAAGCATTATACCTCCATTGA